A window of Eriocheir sinensis breed Jianghai 21 chromosome 42, ASM2467909v1, whole genome shotgun sequence genomic DNA:
ccttttctttctcttctttgccttattttattttatttttttccgtttttgttttcgttttttctctctctctctctctctctctctctctctctctctctctctctctctctctctctctctctctctctaaatcgaaTACCCCGGAAATTAGTCTCCCATTCTACTTTGTCTAATTAAATAagattaaataaatagaataaaagtgtaacattatttttttctgcattattttctttttttcttctttttgcttcatgACATAACACGAATTGCAACACTGAAGATTAATTTGAGGTCAAGATAATTACTGAGAGAATGTTTAGACTGGAattaaataacgagagagagagagagagagagagagagagagagagagagagagagagagagagagagagagagagagagagagagagagagagagagagacaaacaaacaaacaaacaaatagaaagaaaaagagagaaattgaaagaaaaaatgaaaatagaaagaaagaaaattaaaaagaaaaggaaagaaaaagaaaagaaaaaggaagaaaagaaagaaaaagaacttaCAGAAAGCCAGATATAAATTAAAAGTACtcaaaatgataaataaaaacaggTTTCTAAATAATCATATAATATAATAATTCAAAACAACACCAAGACAAGTTTGAATGAGATAAAAGTTgcaacctaacacacacacacacacacacacacacacacacacacacacacacacacacctgtttgcaATCACCTGTTTATCTTCACACCAAACCTGCGGCCAAGCTTACCTGTCTCTCCTTCTTAcctgcctttctttcttgttACCTGGGCACACCTTTCCCacctgagagatagatagatagatagatagattgatatagatagatagagaaagtatAATAAGGATTGTgagtcatctttcctcctctctccttcttgctttccttcactttctctacccagaagaaaaagaaagggaaagtaaggaggaggaggaggaggaggaggaggaggaggaggaggaggaggaggaggaggaggagaaaggacaagTAAGAcaagatgctgagagagagagagagagagagagagagagagagagagagagagagagagagagagagagagagatagagagagagagagagagagagagagagagagagagagagagagagagagagagagaaaaaaaaaatccaagtaaATCCAAGTAAATCCATccgcatacacaaacacacaaacaaataaaaaagtggaACAAACAAATAAGAAACAAGCTTTACACAATACAAGATTTATTTGCGATTATTAACATTTGATAAATACAAATGTACAAATTGTGTCTTAAAGAAACgtcaaaagaaagggaaaggacgtgggtggggggtggagggagggagagagggagagggcttGATACAgaataaggaaaacaggaaaacaggaaataaggaaaagaatatggaacaagacaacggaaaaaaaaatactgaaaactgcggacattttttttttaccaacatcaataaaaaaagaaaaatctttATACAATCTCCACTTGGAACGAAGATTTATGCACTATTATGAAAACTCTCTAAAACACACGAAATTTACAGGCATGGCAGCGTTCATTCTCCCTAGATTATAGACACACAAGGCATTCATTTAAGGCGGTAAAAGAGGATACATGGAGAGGTCTTAGAGGTAAAATACTTCAGGGTAACTCTGGCCTGTGTGATGATACTGAAGAACACTGCATTGGGGAAAATTGGGTTGATGAGGAGACGACAAGAGACGGGTGAGGGATAGCTtggggagatggggaagagagTGGAACATCTtggggtgaaagggaaggagtggggaagcTTTGGACGAAGTGGTTTGGGGTTGAGGAGGTTGGGAAGAGAGTGGAACATCTTAGGGTGAAGTGGGAGGCGTGGGGAAGCTTGGGACGAAGAGGTTTGGGGTTGGGATAGCtaggggagatggggaagagagTGGGACATCTTGGGGTGAAGTGGGAGGAGTGGGGAAGCTTGGGACGAAGAGGTTTGGGGTTGGGATACCTGGGGAAGATGGGGACAAATGTAGGTTATCTTGGGGTGAATGAAagggagacaagggaagggacaggTCATCTTGGGGTTAAGGAAAGGGAGCGAAGGGACATAAGTCGTCTTGGGGTTAAGGAGAGGGGCGTAGAGGGGAACGACTTAACCAGAGCGGCCGCGGGCAGGCTCATTGGGCACGAAGTCGtcatagtagtcgtagtagtcgggCTCGTTGGGGTCGCAGGGGTTGCCGGACACGTAGGGGAAGGAGAGCAGCTTGCCGGTCTCCTGCTCCACGTAGCCGTACACCCCGCGCACCACGCAGTCGTGTCCGCGCGTCTCGTTCTTGAAGCTTCCGTCCTCGCTGATGTAGCCCCAAGACAGCGTGCCGTCCGCGTTCTTGTTGTTCCAGGACTTCAGAATCTTGATCTCGGGCTCCTTGCGGCCGCGGGGATCCTCCTGCTGCGGCGCCAGGTTGAAGTCAGTGTCCAGGGCGGAGAAGGTCGGGCGGCGGactggagggggtgggggagggggggcggggcggggttggggagggggggcGTTGCGTGGAGGCCCCTGGAGTGGGTTAGGCTCGATGTCCACGAAGTCGAGGTCCTGGGGCTGGGGGCGCGGCCGGGGCCTGACCACGCGCACGGGCAGGGGCGCTCCGCCACCaatggggcggggcgggcggcgcTGCCCCTCCTGTGTGAGAACCACGCCAACCACTATCGCCAGCACCAACTGTGGACAAGAGAGACGTATGAAGGGgcggcaacacacacacgaacacacatggCAACACTTAACGCACcctagctaacacacacacacacacacacacacacacacacacacacacacacacacacacgcgcgcgcgccgCCTTACCAACAAAGCGTACGCCCCCACCAACAGCACCGCCTGCAGACCGCTGAACCCGCGCCTCTTGGGCGCCTCCTTGGGCAGGGGCGGCAGGGGGCGGCGGTGCGGGGGCGGCTCGGGGGGCTGGGAGTCGATCACCAGGGCGGGGCGGAGATCCGAGGAGGGGCGGGGCGAGGAATGCTGCGAGGAGTGCCGTGAGGAGTCGGGGGAGGACCTGGGCAGCGACGGGGGGAGGGTTGAGGCATTGGAGTGCGTTAAGATGCTACGAGAAGGTGTGGATCCCTTCAgcgggggcagggggggcggggggggcggcgATGTGACCAGGGACACGCCATGCAGCTTACGGTAGAGGAAGGAGACATTCTTCCTGAAGCTGCTGGTCAAGCCGCCCCCCTCACACTCTACACTGCCGGAGCGAAGTGGATGCGTGCGTTTGAGAGCCTCGGCGGGGATGGGTGCGTGGATGTGGCAGTGGTGGCAGGTGGCGGCGTCGGGGAGGGACATCACCATCCCGCCGCCGAACGTctaccgccccgccgccgccaccaccgcgcGGAAGCCCATATCACACGCCGCGCCCTTACTCCTGCGTCTTGGTGGGCTCCTTAGGTGGGTGACATGTTGCCCTTGGAAGTCTCAGAAGGCGAGGGACACAGGGACAAGTTACTCTGAAGCCCACGTTCTTGATTCCCCTGATGGCTTTTCCAGTTAAGTTTCAGGTGTTCAAGACTTTTACAGGTAACTTTCACGTGTTCTTCAGCTTCTGCAGGTAATTTTTAGGTATTCTTAAGCTTTTCCAGGTAAGTTTCATATGTCCGTAGGGTTTTCCAGGTAACTTCtacgtgttcttcttcttctcaaggGATCACAACAGAGGCGCAAGACGGAAGGGACACAGATAAGAGAGGCTGACAGTCCACGTTCTTGATTTTCTCTCCTATTGCTTCCCAGGTAACTTCCAGGTGTCCATGGGCTTCTACAGGTAAGTTTCAACTGTCCTTCAGGCTTCTCGGGGGATCATGTCACTCGTGGGAGGCTCAGAAGGTGCAGAAGAAGGTCCAGTTTTACTTTAGTCCACACAGATGACTCTCCAGGTAACAAACTTTAGCTTCAGGTGACTAATTAACTTTCCCGTGTCCTCATTGGCTTTCCAGGTGTACAGGTAAGACAGGTCAGCTTCAGGTATCTAATTAACTTTCCCGTGTTCTTATTAGCTTTCCAGGTGACAGAAAGGTAAGACAGGTAAGATTCAGGTAACTAATTAACTTTGTCCTTATTAACTTTTCAGGTGTACAGGTAGGACAGGTGAGCTTCAGGTAACTAATTAACTTTTCTGTGTTCTTATTAGATTTCCAGGTAATAGACAAGACAGGTAAGATTCAGGTAACTAATTAACTTTATGTCCTTATTAACTTTTCAGGTGTTCAGGTAAGACAGGTGAGCTTCAGGTAACTAATTAACTGTCCTTATTGGTTTTCCAGGTGTTCAGGTAAGACAGGTGTGCTTCTGCCTTAGTCCAGGTGTTGTGTCTCCTTCAGGTAACCGCAGGTGAGTCACACgaccgcacacacgcacacacgcacgcacggcaAGATTTTTTCCACCTCAAACACCGCGGCCAGGTAAAGTGTTTCGTGTTCTGTGTGTTTCCTGTGTGTTGCGAGACGGTTAAGTGTGTTTTTTTAATggacaaacagacgaacaaatacctatcacccctcctctcctccctcctcctcctccttctccttttcctcttccttcaactgttTTTATGTCGTTTTTTAATAGAatctgtgttttttctttcttagacaaacagacaaacacctcttcctccctccctccctccctccctccccctcctcctcctcctcctcctttcaatggCCGTGAAGGTGACTGATTTAAAACACAAGACGACGATGCATGAACgccgaacacaaacacacacacaaacacacgcacagtcATCCCGCCAAACACCTCGAGTCTCATTAGTCtgcaatccaaacacacacaaaaaaaaaaacattcattcacctcttcttccttcttccccttccttacttccttcccttccttccttcctcccttttactcacttttccatattctttttttttgttttttcttccttcactttttataTAAACTCAAAAACGCAaattatcctccctttcttccttaatcacccttttttctccctttttttctccctccctgatcccgttctctccattcttccctcccttttatactcttccctccacttctttccttcactcctttcttttcttcctctcgtcactttttactcctttccttcttctctctttccttctcttttcattcttactCCGctgcctttccttcactcctttctccccttccttcctttcttcatctctttcctttccctttccattctctttccctttctcattccatccctttatctcattccctccttcccctcccttccattcttccttctctccctcccttactttcccacGACTCTCCTCTCGCTCACTCAATGACaaagtgactgactgacagactgactgattgactgaccccGCACGAGACTGGACGGGATGacgcaagacaaaaaaaaagaatgtcaGTGAacgtctgtgtatgtgtgtgtgtatgtgtgtgtgtgtgtgtgtgtgtgtgtgtgtgtgtgtggacaggtaAGTAATGCACAGGTTAACGAGAtacaggtaaaggaggaggtggtggtggtggtggtggtggtggtggttgtggaggtgctTTTAAATATCATAAGTTCGTCACCTTTGCTTACGAAATAGTGCATTGTTTTTACGAAGACTAAGacgatagtagaagtagtagtagtagtagtagtagtagtagtagtagtagtagtagtagtagtagtagtagtagttgttgttgttgtaagaagaaggaaaagaagaataagaacaacaacaacaataacaacaacaagaccagCTCAATAGTGCgccaagaaaataaaacaatacaaaaaaaaaataaaagtcggtcatcgttattattatatatattttgacttcatatatttcttcttcttttttttctttgatatcattttcttttattatatttttatttttattttttactgtcaTCTTAAAAGTGAGAATGCAAGAAAAGTTCAagaccgcgtgtgtgtgtgtgtgtgtgtgtgtgtgtgtgtgtgtgtgtgtgtgtgtgtgtgtgtgtgtgtgtgtgtgtgtgtgtgtgtgtgttaataatgtCGCTttattttgtgctttttttttattccaaggaaagagaaaacggctggataatctctctctctctctctctctctctctctctctctctctctctctctctctctctctctctctctctcataaacgcTATAACAAAAGGTAAATTTTCTATTGTGTTAtattaggcacacacacacacacacacacacacacacacacacacacacacacactgaaatcaAAAGTTACGTTATGTATTTTAAGTAACGTTCAAAACacagtcacgcacacacacacacacacacacacacacacacacacacacacacacttaagtcaCGTATATGGCAATGCTTAACTGGCCTTGCATACACGTGACATACAAGTAATAAAatgtaaaataagtaaaataaaaataaaataaaaagcaatgTTCAATGTTTCTCTAATCCACTTCAGGTCACTTCACTTCGATGTCGCattcactaataataataaataaaatagaaataaaaacaaacatagAATTATCAGAGTATTAAAAGCAATCACTTTCATGAACTTAATatacccccctaaaaaaaaacaagaaaattaactaataactacgaaaaagaaaaaaaaaacacaactgtCAACGTAatgaacacaaacacaacaccgaATTCTAAACACCAAACACAACAAACTCATCaccaatacacaaacaaaaacaaacaaaaaaacaagaaaaaaatccatcaaaaattaaaaaaataaaacagaaaaaacaaaaacaaacatcgaccaaaaataaaaataaaaacacatgaatcacaaacacacaaacacaaccaaaaGCAATCACGAAACGCAACACTAaaccaacacacgcacacacggaaacacaaacaccaacacaaacactaacacacGCTTCGAAGTTCcccgcgcacgcacacacgcacgcacacacacaccaggtaaacTCGCAGGTGAGGGCGTGGCGGATTAGCAACACGCGGTACACCTGCGCgaaggaaagtgagagtgagtgtgtctggttgtggtggaggtggtggtggtggtggtgaggcatgcGCGCGCTTGtggtgggagaggggggaggggggaaggaggtggtggtggggtggtgttgagggggtggagggtggtggtggtggtggtgttaggccagcaagcaaccaccaccaccaccatcaccaccaccaccaccatcaccaccaccaccatcaccaccaccagcatcatcaccagcatcatcaccaccagcaccaccaccattcaccttcactaccattaccaccaccaccaccttctcctcctcctcctcctccttctctcctgtttccttctttttcccttcccttatctcctttttctccttcatttcttcctttttttccttatctgtatttttctccaattcctacttttcttcttctctacagttttcctcctcctcctcctcctcctcctcctcctcctccttcctttcttcctttttccctatctatatttttctcctattcctacttcttcctttcttccttcttcatcttttaaatatttctccttctcctccttctcttcctccttcttcttcatttcttccttcttattcttcatctccaAAAcctatctactttttcttcttcttcttcctctttcttcatattttcttcactacaatcatctttatcttcatctcttctccatatccttctcctcctctatcacgAATacaatctctttcctcctcctcctcctcctcctcctcttcctcctcttcctgtatcaTATTTCAGTCTTCACTTCATtacaatccttctctctcttcctatgtttcttactctttatttcttatcttcttcttcctcctcttcctcctttatcaacATTACTACTACAtattatttcctcttattcctctttctgttcatcatcttaataatctctctctctctctctctctctctctctctctctctctctctctctctcacaacaccacctccatcaccgccaTTTGTGTGTCCAGCTTGTGACCTAGTGATATTTCCTCTCGTTCAGGTGAGTTTAATAAAAGGTGAATTCAGGTGTTATAGGTTACCTGAGTGTTGCCCCCCCCTCTTCTCCGgcccccctcacctcacctgctccccccttttttttcattttatttctttccctctatctctctctccttcctcccttcattcatcccttcttcaccctcttatctctttcgtttccttcctttccctttctttccttcacggctgcatttcctatcctttccttcctttattttatttgcctcggtatttttttctttcttttcgtcacaGTGAATTATTTCGAAAACAAAGTGATtagtcattgttttgttttgtttttctctctctcgcgtcGTGTCTTAAATGTTGCCTGTTTGCTTGTTGTTGTCCTTGTGAcgcaatggagaggaggaggaggaggaggaggaggaggaggaggaggaggaggagagtgagaaaatCGTGTACATTCAATTATTTTACTATTGTTTATTAATGTGTTTGGACAGGTAAGTCAGGTGTGTTGGATAggacaggtaagggaagagaagtaaagggagaaagaagattaaagaggaaaataaaagactgaggagaaaaaaaggaagaagggagaggattagAAGAGAGGACGAAAGAGAACAGGACATGaactgaagggagagaagagatataaaaagtgaatggagaagagggaaagaaaaaagaggaagaaaagaatataaaacaagaaaatgtAGACAAATCTCATGCTAATTTACGTTTACTAATTGTTAGATAATGTCTGGTAGCTTGgagttaagtaaggttaggttaggttaagttaggttaggacagaataggttaggttaggttaggttagtcaatGTTAGGAAATCAAGTTATATTACATAGTTAAGAAGAGTCAGATAAGGTTAGGTAGTTAGCATTTATGTAaagtatagttaggttaggttattagattagattagaataGGCCAGGATAGATTAGGGTAGGTCagcttaggtcaggttaagttaggtttggttagaggataagttaggttagtttaggtaaggttaggtaatagTAAAAGTTAGATAGTAATGTTAGATAGTTCAGTAAAGTTAGGCAACGTTACTTAAGAGAATCAAGCAAAGTTAAGTAACAGTCAAATTCCAGTAGCGTTGTGGGTCAGTTTTTGAGGGAGCAACTTATCTAAATGTTAAGTGTCTAGCACGAACAGTAAGTAGGATGGGATTacgtaagcgtgtgtgtgtgtgtgtgtgtgagagagagagagagagagagagagagagagagagagagagagagagagagagagagagagagagagagagagagagagagagagagagagagagagagagaatcaaagaaatggaggaagaaagaatgaaaaataaagaaaaaaataaggaaaaaggaaagaaaagaaggaaggaaaaagaagaggggaaggaaaagaaaagaaaggagagaaaatggagtgagtgtgtgtgtgtgtgtgtgtgtgtgtgtgtgtgtgtgtttgtgtgtgtgtgtgtttgcaatcaGGTGAGAGTGTGACATTCTTCTAACCAGGCTCAGGTGAGGTAATAACTAGTTTTCAGGTGTGTTCAATTATCAAAAGTAACGTGGGTTTTAAATAACAAGGGGTAAAATTTGCATGACCAGCCGCTCCCTTacactcaatattcagtttactttaTAATCAATACGACTAAGAAATCCAAACTGTTCGCATAATTGGTTTTCAGGTGTTTAAAAGTAACGTGGATTTTAAATAACACGGGGTAAAATTTGCATGATCAGCTCCTCCCTTacactcaatattcagtttactttaTAATCAATACGACTAAGAAATCAAAACTGTTCTCATAATTAGGTGTGTTTAAAAAGTAACGTGGATTTTCAATAACATGAAAGTAAAATTTGCTTGTCCTTATTTATACTCTTCAAAGTTCATTCCATCTTATAATTAACACGAATGAGAAATAAAACTGTTCTCATATATATAGTTTTCAGGTGTTCAAAAGTAACGTGGATTTTCAATAACACGAAAGTAAAATCTGCTTATACAGTCCTTATTTATACTCTTCAAAGTTCATTGCATCTTATAACGGATACGAATGAGATATTAAACTGTTCTCATAACTCTCAATACACTCAAAATTCAGCTTACCTTATAACAAATACGACAAAGAAATCTAAACTGTTCTTATTACTCCCAATATCTTCGTGCACTCAAAATTCAGTTTATCTTATACGACTAAGACATCTAAACTGTTCATGTTACTCCCAGTATCTTCGTGCACTCAAAATTCAGTTTATCTTATACGACTAAGACATCTAAACTGTTCATGTTACTCCCAATATCTTCGTGCACTCAAAATTCAGTTTACATTATACGACTCAAAAACTATTCATGTAACTGTTAATATCTTTTGTAGCAGAGAGACAAAGATAGGGAGGCAAACACGGGACACAgacaaaaatacaaagagaaaTTGAGTTATAAGAAAGAGAAACACCCAtcagcagacagacagatgcagagagagagagagagagaaacagacatttACAGAAATAGACGGAGAAAGAAACATAGACACAAACCAACCGGAGAAACAAgaacagaggaaaacaaacacaagcaaacacacaaacacacacacaaacacttcccccctttcccctctcccctcaaaaaatataaaaattcatAGGCATCAACATAGGTACAGGTAAAACGTCCTTGTCATATCTTCATCTAATTAAGGACGA
This region includes:
- the LOC127010019 gene encoding ras-associated and pleckstrin homology domains-containing protein 1-like, which encodes MVMSLPDAATCHHCHIHAPIPAEALKRTHPLRSGSVECEGGGLTSSFRKNVSFLYRKLHGVSLVTSPPPPPPLPPLKGSTPSRSILTHSNASTLPPSLPRSSPDSSRHSSQHSSPRPSSDLRPALVIDSQPPEPPPHRRPLPPLPKEAPKRRGFSGLQAVLLVGAYALLLVLAIVVGVVLTQEGQRRPPRPIGGGAPLPVRVVRPRPRPQPQDLDFVDIEPNPLQGPPRNAPPPQPRPAPPPPPPPVRRPTFSALDTDFNLAPQQEDPRGRKEPEIKILKSWNNKNADGTLSWGYISEDGSFKNETRGHDCVVRGVYGYVEQETGKLLSFPYVSGNPCDPNEPDYYDYYDDFVPNEPARGRSG